A window of Methanosphaera sp. WGK6 contains these coding sequences:
- a CDS encoding glycosyltransferase family 4 protein encodes MKIIQTPVRFYPFIGGVEQYVYYISKELVKYDNCEVKVICANEPSNIDRETYANINIQRLKYFGKIANTNITLSLPSTLYKEDYDIIHTHIPTPWSSDWSNISTRIKNKPLVVTYHNDIIGTGIANTIANIYNKTALKFLLNKANKIIITQDNYIKSPHLKNYKDKITTIPNGVDTNLFKPKTCPRQENQIFFLSVLDKFHKYKGLDYLLESLVNVKKSIPSIKLIVGGQGELMHYYQEKVNKLGLENNVEFKGFLTDEKVIEYYAKSELFILPSISSLQEGFGIVVLEALSCKTPVISTDIVGVSEDVVKTNSGIIIPPKDINALEEAIITILTNKELQKTMGENGRKLVQEKYEWTSIANKIYKLYEELI; translated from the coding sequence TTGAAAATTATTCAAACCCCTGTTAGATTCTACCCATTTATTGGTGGTGTTGAACAGTATGTGTATTATATTTCTAAAGAATTAGTTAAGTATGATAATTGTGAAGTTAAAGTTATTTGTGCAAATGAACCAAGTAATATAGATAGAGAGACGTATGCTAATATAAATATCCAACGCCTTAAATATTTTGGAAAAATTGCTAACACAAACATCACTTTATCTCTTCCAAGTACTCTTTACAAAGAGGACTATGATATTATTCACACACATATCCCAACACCTTGGAGTAGTGATTGGAGTAATATATCCACAAGAATAAAAAATAAACCATTAGTAGTAACATACCATAATGACATAATAGGTACGGGAATTGCCAATACTATAGCCAATATATATAACAAAACTGCATTAAAATTCCTATTAAACAAAGCCAATAAAATTATCATAACACAAGATAATTACATCAAATCACCCCACTTAAAAAATTATAAAGATAAAATAACAACAATCCCCAATGGTGTAGATACAAACCTATTTAAACCTAAAACATGCCCTAGACAAGAAAATCAAATATTCTTCCTAAGCGTACTTGATAAATTCCATAAATACAAAGGACTAGATTACTTATTAGAATCACTTGTTAATGTTAAAAAAAGCATACCCTCCATAAAACTAATAGTAGGAGGACAAGGAGAACTAATGCATTATTATCAAGAAAAAGTGAATAAATTAGGACTTGAAAATAATGTTGAATTTAAAGGATTCCTAACTGATGAAAAAGTTATTGAATATTATGCCAAATCAGAATTATTCATATTACCCTCTATTTCATCACTACAAGAAGGATTCGGTATTGTAGTTCTAGAAGCATTATCTTGTAAAACTCCAGTGATAAGTACAGACATAGTTGGTGTATCAGAGGATGTTGTAAAAACAAATAGTGGTATAATAATACCCCCTAAAGACATAAATGCCCTCGAAGAGGCTATAATTACAATATTAACAAATAAAGAACTACAAAAAACTATGGGTGAAAATGGTAGAAAACTTGTACAAGAAAAATATGAATGGACATCTATTGCAAATAAAATCTACAAATTATATGAGGAATTAATATGA
- a CDS encoding glycosyltransferase family 4 protein, with protein MPKKTKILFTHNTAMWYRIPFFKKLAEIYDLNLVFTHIDVIQDIYDNKIDKKIKGLEEVNYTTLNNKHGFAKGLIKKACTNNDFVIGGSWDTIQELIESIILFSITKIKQEKFIIWREDWDWEKENNLKEKILNCIIKYLTNHADAIIVPGTLHKQYFHNKLGVSEDKIHIMPNVSNISGIDENIKKSTNNKKILYVGRLIPRKGIKYLLEAYSNLKKEVDNIQLLIIGSGPEENSLKEYVKENNIKNVEFLGQIKNNELKEYYQRSNLVVIPSINKGMGDPWVFVLNEAMYYGNPVIATTAVGAAPDMIKNNGFIVPEKDSDTLFKAMRKIITDNDLEEKMSQESKNIIKKEFQYTNMINAFIKTINSIK; from the coding sequence TTGCCTAAGAAAACAAAAATATTATTTACACATAATACTGCGATGTGGTACAGAATTCCCTTTTTTAAAAAACTTGCAGAAATATATGATTTAAACCTTGTATTTACCCATATTGATGTTATACAAGACATATATGACAATAAAATAGATAAAAAAATAAAAGGACTTGAAGAAGTAAATTATACAACACTTAATAATAAACATGGTTTTGCTAAAGGTTTGATAAAAAAAGCATGCACAAATAATGATTTTGTAATCGGTGGAAGTTGGGATACTATTCAAGAACTAATAGAAAGTATTATTTTATTTTCTATAACAAAAATAAAACAAGAAAAATTTATTATCTGGCGTGAAGATTGGGATTGGGAGAAAGAAAACAATCTGAAAGAAAAAATACTAAATTGTATAATTAAATACTTAACTAATCATGCTGATGCAATAATAGTACCTGGAACCTTGCACAAACAATATTTCCATAATAAACTAGGAGTTTCTGAAGACAAGATACATATCATGCCGAATGTAAGTAATATTTCAGGTATTGATGAAAATATAAAAAAATCAACAAATAATAAGAAAATATTATATGTAGGTCGTTTAATACCCCGTAAAGGAATTAAATACCTCCTAGAAGCATATTCTAACCTAAAAAAAGAAGTGGATAATATTCAATTATTAATTATAGGATCAGGACCTGAAGAAAATTCATTAAAGGAATATGTTAAAGAAAATAATATTAAAAACGTGGAATTCTTAGGACAAATCAAAAATAACGAATTAAAAGAATATTACCAGAGAAGTAATCTTGTAGTAATACCTTCCATAAATAAAGGTATGGGTGATCCCTGGGTATTTGTATTAAATGAAGCAATGTATTATGGTAATCCAGTAATTGCAACCACTGCTGTGGGTGCAGCGCCAGATATGATTAAAAATAATGGATTTATTGTTCCAGAAAAAGATAGTGACACATTATTCAAAGCCATGCGTAAAATAATTACAGATAATGATTTAGAAGAAAAAATGAGTCAAGAATCAAAAAATATAATTAAAAAAGAATTTCAATATACTAATATGATTAATGCTTTTATTAAAACTATTAATTCAATAAAATAA
- a CDS encoding glycosyltransferase: MNILQVIPYFTFSRGGDVNVCYNLSKQLCAKGHTVTILTTTFEYNEEDTASISNLTMVPIEYKFNLDLFIYSPQIKAWLDKNIKNFDIIHLHELRSYQNNVIIDYAKKYNIPYIVQPHASTPKHVNKSFIKNMYDIVYGNKIMQNASTVIAVSEEEAYYDKKMNAKNVQVIYNGMNLEEYHDLPEKGIFQKKIKSKYLLYLGRLDKLKGINHIIEAFSELPSKYNEYKLVIAGKITDYKQELDQIIETRNIQNKILFTDFVKEEDKISIYHDAELFINPVKYMGGVSLTVFEAILSNTPVIVTPESGELIEKINAGTIVEYGNITQIKEAIINTLEDKETTLKQLQNGQKYIYTHLQWNHVTDKIIEIYKKIIEGEI, from the coding sequence ATGAATATTTTACAAGTTATTCCTTATTTTACATTTAGTCGAGGTGGCGACGTTAATGTATGTTATAATCTTTCAAAACAATTATGTGCTAAAGGACATACTGTTACGATTTTAACAACTACCTTTGAGTATAATGAAGAAGATACTGCATCTATATCTAACCTCACAATGGTACCTATTGAATACAAATTTAATTTAGATTTATTTATTTACTCACCACAAATAAAAGCATGGTTAGATAAAAATATTAAAAATTTTGACATAATCCATTTACATGAACTTAGATCCTATCAGAATAACGTTATAATAGACTATGCTAAAAAATATAATATTCCATATATTGTACAGCCACATGCATCCACCCCAAAACATGTGAATAAATCATTTATCAAAAATATGTATGATATTGTATATGGAAATAAAATTATGCAAAATGCTTCCACAGTAATTGCTGTTTCTGAAGAAGAAGCATATTATGATAAGAAAATGAATGCTAAAAATGTTCAAGTAATTTATAATGGTATGAATCTAGAAGAATACCATGACTTACCAGAAAAAGGCATATTTCAGAAAAAAATTAAATCAAAATATTTATTATATTTAGGCAGACTAGATAAACTAAAAGGAATTAATCATATAATCGAAGCATTTTCGGAACTACCCTCAAAATATAATGAATATAAATTAGTAATTGCTGGAAAAATAACAGACTATAAACAAGAATTAGATCAAATAATAGAAACTAGAAATATTCAAAATAAAATATTATTCACAGATTTTGTTAAAGAAGAAGATAAAATAAGCATATATCATGATGCAGAATTATTTATCAATCCAGTAAAGTATATGGGTGGTGTATCTTTAACAGTTTTTGAAGCAATCCTTTCAAATACCCCAGTTATTGTAACTCCTGAATCAGGAGAACTTATAGAAAAAATAAATGCGGGAACCATAGTAGAATATGGAAACATTACCCAAATAAAAGAAGCAATTATTAATACATTAGAAGATAAAGAAACTACATTAAAACAATTACAAAATGGTCAAAAATACATATATACTCATCTTCAGTGGAATCATGTCACAGATAAAATTATAGAAATATATAAAAAAATTATTGAAGGAGAAATATAA
- a CDS encoding glycosyltransferase family 4 protein, translating into MKIAFIYDTAYPWVTGGAERRIFEICKRLVARGHDVHIFSLGYWMNSKEFYSQTNITYHGIKYHSVGNPMELYTENNTRSIKEAIYYAWCVLTRANLSDFDIVDCQGFPYFSCYSSALRTLSKKTNLVITLHEIWNDYWYEYMGKKGIFGKIIEKSILYLTDNVICVSQLTYRNMLKNKEPSNTTIIGNGVNTRDITYLEASDSYCDILYAGRLIPEKHVDLLIKSINKVVKVHPYVKCFIIGEGPMENELKEMVHSMNLENNVFFKGFYDNQLELYKTMKSSSVFVLPSTREGFGIVVIEANACGIPVITINSPMNASKDLVNCDNGWIIEDNYEELAILINQLISTGISSKIRDKCRQFAKKYDWNHITSLTEQYYLDILENK; encoded by the coding sequence ATGAAAATAGCATTTATATATGATACTGCTTATCCTTGGGTAACTGGTGGTGCAGAACGTAGAATTTTTGAAATATGTAAACGTCTTGTAGCAAGAGGACATGATGTACATATATTTTCATTAGGTTATTGGATGAATTCTAAAGAATTCTATTCACAGACAAATATAACATACCATGGTATTAAATACCATAGTGTTGGAAATCCAATGGAATTATATACTGAAAATAATACAAGATCCATTAAAGAAGCCATATACTATGCATGGTGTGTTTTAACACGTGCAAATTTAAGTGATTTTGATATTGTTGATTGTCAAGGTTTTCCTTATTTTTCATGTTATAGTAGTGCACTTAGAACATTGTCAAAAAAAACAAATCTTGTAATTACATTACATGAAATTTGGAATGATTATTGGTATGAATATATGGGTAAAAAAGGAATATTTGGAAAGATTATTGAAAAAAGTATTCTTTATTTAACTGATAATGTTATCTGTGTATCCCAGTTAACTTACCGAAATATGTTAAAGAATAAAGAACCATCTAATACAACAATTATTGGTAATGGAGTAAATACCAGAGATATAACTTACCTAGAAGCTAGCGATTCATATTGTGATATTTTATATGCAGGTCGTTTAATACCTGAAAAACATGTTGATTTACTTATTAAATCTATAAACAAGGTAGTTAAAGTTCACCCATATGTTAAATGTTTTATTATTGGAGAAGGACCTATGGAAAATGAGTTAAAAGAAATGGTTCACTCTATGAACTTGGAGAACAATGTATTTTTTAAAGGATTTTATGATAATCAGTTAGAATTATATAAGACTATGAAAAGTTCTTCAGTATTTGTATTACCTTCCACAAGAGAAGGTTTTGGAATTGTTGTTATTGAAGCTAATGCTTGTGGTATTCCAGTTATTACTATTAATTCCCCCATGAATGCTTCTAAAGATTTAGTAAACTGTGATAATGGATGGATTATTGAAGATAATTACGAAGAATTAGCTATTTTAATTAATCAATTAATTTCAACAGGAATTTCATCTAAAATTCGTGATAAATGTAGACAATTTGCTAAAAAATATGATTGGAATCATATAACTTCTCTCACAGAACAGTATTATCTAGATATTTTAGAAAATAAATAA
- a CDS encoding DUF2206 domain-containing protein, whose amino-acid sequence MEFRNIFTLNDWKFKEFTYTIILIQVLMWIVGIISANNIHIPIFNDIITLLYLGFVPGIIILRILKLHDLGNTFTTLLSVGLSILSVLLVGLFMNQVYPWIGLTQPIENIPLLITFTIYNTILWIVSYYQDRDAYYVNSSKLSFELLFSNQFICICILPLIAIIGAYTLQYYENNTIQIILLILICVLVLAMAWGYLKKEYYHLALFSIAISILYYSVLISNHIWGYDIFFEYQFATYVIKNGIWDYTWPHAYNAMLSVVMYAPIYSKLSGMTLTWVLKFIYPFLFSLISIGLYKIFEEHTGSKIAFMATFFFIAYNGFSYGWMVQMARQQIAEIFLVLLVWLIIDRKIPQNKRKLLFLLFGVGLILSHYSVTYLFMFMLLATIVTLTLVSSNFGNIINTILIKLGAERRYFGKYFKVKNQTISLPLSLFFIGFIIVYYSLTADSKPIASLFDALKIVSKNTNTILFGGIINPMVLLTGLGILIILLVIGYKIYKKISADIDPESITSYSKIKNNIIKFKQMSLRRKQGIIVLVTVLTIIHIWWPFKYMNIVSINAQRVIYLSVYFIIIGFIMNIIRPKYFHFTREYNTFAIFNMVILACGIFIPAFRGQLSLQRIYEVTFVILAPFCVIGLYYISTSVLGVIKSFNIKQRTKTAMKVIGIFMVVFFILNTGLIDLAVGQTSTLPLDTSMDAPLFSQGEYAGVAWFNNYHNNEDNDTVFSDAFSNILLYWLNDIRTTNPKNMSDMEVGSYLFLRSHNINHKTFLYGNGEYISIIEGIDKSSKIYDNGDSQIYKRTFK is encoded by the coding sequence ATGGAATTTAGAAATATATTTACATTAAATGACTGGAAATTTAAAGAATTTACATATACAATTATCTTAATCCAAGTTTTAATGTGGATAGTGGGCATTATTTCAGCAAATAACATACATATACCTATATTTAATGATATTATTACATTATTATACTTAGGATTTGTACCTGGAATTATCATATTAAGAATACTTAAATTACATGATCTTGGAAATACATTTACAACATTATTAAGTGTTGGATTAAGCATACTCTCAGTACTACTTGTGGGGCTTTTCATGAATCAAGTGTATCCATGGATTGGACTTACACAACCCATAGAAAATATTCCATTACTGATAACATTTACAATTTATAACACGATTCTATGGATCGTATCATACTACCAAGATCGAGATGCATATTATGTTAATAGTTCTAAATTAAGTTTTGAATTATTATTCTCAAATCAATTTATATGTATTTGTATATTACCATTAATTGCTATAATTGGAGCATATACTCTTCAATATTATGAGAATAATACTATTCAAATAATTTTATTAATATTAATATGTGTTTTAGTTTTAGCTATGGCTTGGGGTTATCTAAAAAAAGAATATTATCATTTAGCACTATTTAGTATTGCAATATCCATATTATACTATAGTGTATTAATCTCTAACCATATTTGGGGATATGACATATTCTTTGAGTATCAATTTGCTACATATGTTATTAAAAATGGAATATGGGATTATACATGGCCTCATGCATATAATGCAATGTTAAGTGTTGTTATGTATGCACCAATATATAGTAAATTATCAGGCATGACTTTAACTTGGGTTTTGAAGTTCATATACCCATTTTTATTTTCATTAATAAGTATTGGACTATATAAGATATTTGAAGAACATACGGGAAGTAAAATTGCATTTATGGCAACATTTTTCTTTATTGCATATAATGGATTTTCCTATGGTTGGATGGTTCAAATGGCAAGACAGCAAATTGCAGAAATATTTCTTGTACTACTAGTATGGCTAATAATTGATAGAAAAATACCACAGAATAAGAGAAAATTATTATTTTTACTATTTGGTGTAGGCTTAATTTTATCACATTATAGTGTTACATATCTCTTCATGTTCATGTTACTTGCTACTATAGTCACATTAACATTAGTAAGTAGTAATTTTGGAAATATAATTAACACTATCTTAATTAAGTTAGGAGCTGAACGAAGGTATTTTGGTAAATATTTCAAAGTAAAGAATCAGACAATTAGTTTACCATTATCATTATTCTTTATAGGATTTATCATTGTTTATTATTCTTTAACTGCAGATAGTAAGCCTATTGCATCATTATTTGATGCACTGAAAATTGTGTCCAAAAATACAAATACTATATTATTTGGAGGTATAATTAATCCCATGGTTCTTTTAACAGGACTTGGCATTCTTATAATACTTCTAGTAATAGGTTATAAAATATATAAAAAAATATCCGCAGATATTGACCCTGAATCAATTACATCATATTCTAAGATTAAAAATAATATAATTAAATTCAAACAAATGAGTTTACGAAGAAAACAAGGAATTATAGTTCTTGTAACTGTACTTACCATCATACATATTTGGTGGCCATTTAAATACATGAATATTGTAAGTATTAATGCCCAGAGAGTTATTTACTTATCAGTTTATTTCATAATAATTGGATTTATAATGAACATTATACGACCAAAATATTTCCATTTTACAAGAGAATATAATACATTTGCAATATTTAACATGGTAATACTTGCATGTGGAATATTTATTCCCGCATTTAGAGGTCAATTAAGTTTACAAAGAATATATGAAGTAACTTTTGTAATATTAGCACCATTTTGTGTAATTGGATTATATTACATATCTACATCAGTACTTGGAGTTATAAAATCATTTAATATTAAACAAAGAACTAAAACTGCAATGAAAGTAATTGGTATTTTTATGGTGGTATTTTTCATATTAAATACAGGATTAATTGATTTAGCTGTTGGACAAACATCTACTCTTCCATTAGACACGTCGATGGATGCACCTCTATTTAGTCAAGGAGAATATGCTGGAGTTGCATGGTTTAATAATTATCATAATAATGAGGATAATGACACTGTGTTCTCAGATGCATTCAGTAACATATTATTATATTGGCTTAATGATATACGAACAACAAACCCTAAAAATATGTCTGATATGGAAGTGGGAAGTTATTTATTCCTTAGATCGCATAATATAAATCATAAAACATTTTTATATGGTAATGGAGAATATATTTCCATTATAGAAGGTATTGATAAATCAAGTAAAATATATGATAATGGAGATTCACAAATCTACAAACGTACATTTAAATAA
- a CDS encoding glycosyltransferase → MMNILLICHDIPSMTVGATLPIYHLIKNLGKTYSINLISFNSEQYDITELKPFLNKYTNIKIPKHHSIKNQLKYTMKNMFTLDNLHKRSFLNYYYHKDMSKLIEKSIINEQYDIIITDMPMAFYVKNTNIPKIVYAFDAVSDYNYKMYTKSNTIWTKLYWYLNYLKIHRYEKTYDKFNACIVVNKKDKTLLERYIKTKIEVIPNGVDTSFFKNNNDETGQKIVFLGDMSTPPNNDAVKYFIDEIYPLICKEINIPFYIVGRNPSKYIKQLNNHENITVTGSVDDVRLYLTPGTIFITPMISGTGIKNKILEAMSMNLPVVSTSIGISGINSRNYEEFILADNNIEFKSAIIELHENIKLKNKISSNARIFVKNNYSWQKSMKKLEKIIKNIVKEQN, encoded by the coding sequence ATGATGAATATACTATTAATTTGCCATGATATTCCTTCAATGACAGTTGGTGCAACATTACCCATATATCATCTAATAAAAAATCTAGGAAAGACCTATTCAATTAATTTAATTTCATTTAATTCAGAACAATATGATATAACTGAACTCAAACCTTTTTTAAACAAATATACTAATATTAAAATTCCAAAACACCATTCAATAAAAAATCAACTTAAATACACAATGAAAAACATGTTTACTTTGGATAATCTCCATAAACGCAGTTTTCTAAATTATTATTATCATAAAGATATGAGTAAATTAATAGAAAAATCAATAATTAATGAACAATATGACATTATAATTACAGATATGCCCATGGCATTCTATGTTAAAAATACAAACATTCCTAAAATTGTCTATGCCTTTGATGCTGTAAGTGATTATAATTATAAAATGTATACTAAATCAAATACTATCTGGACTAAACTATATTGGTACTTGAATTATCTGAAAATCCATAGATATGAAAAAACATATGATAAATTTAATGCATGTATTGTGGTAAATAAGAAAGATAAAACATTATTAGAAAGATATATTAAAACAAAGATTGAAGTTATACCTAATGGAGTAGATACTTCTTTTTTTAAAAATAATAATGATGAAACAGGGCAAAAAATAGTATTTTTAGGTGATATGAGTACTCCTCCTAATAATGATGCTGTGAAATACTTTATAGATGAAATATATCCACTAATTTGTAAAGAAATAAATATCCCCTTCTATATAGTAGGTCGTAACCCTTCAAAATATATTAAACAGCTAAACAACCATGAAAATATAACCGTTACAGGCTCTGTGGATGATGTTAGACTTTATTTAACACCAGGAACAATATTTATCACCCCTATGATATCAGGTACAGGTATTAAAAATAAAATTTTAGAAGCAATGAGTATGAATTTACCTGTCGTATCAACATCTATTGGGATAAGCGGTATTAATTCTAGAAATTATGAAGAATTTATACTTGCAGACAATAATATTGAATTTAAAAGTGCAATTATAGAATTACATGAAAATATAAAATTAAAAAATAAAATATCATCGAATGCGAGAATATTTGTTAAAAATAATTATTCATGGCAAAAATCTATGAAAAAATTAGAAAAGATTATTAAAAATATAGTGAAAGAACAAAACTAG
- a CDS encoding glycosyltransferase family 4 protein, whose amino-acid sequence MKICYISNLYPPNVLGGAEIIVEKMALELVKHGHESIIITTSPDNEKHVINRDNTKIYQINTTKLYPVYKQTEASGLKKPFWHLFDLWNNSTLKEIKKIVTEEKVDLIHINNFKGLSLSCFKAGKDLNIPVIFESHDFSLICPRANLIRGNNTLCQQRNTICNQYVKIQRKLLNNNVDLLISPSNFMINKFKENKFFNNTKTVKIPLGIDYESEKSEKNYNTLNITYIGSLGKHKGVHTLIKAFKTIKNDSIRLHIIGKGYEEEEFKQMAKPDARIIFHGFVDNKNIRKFYDMSNIIVIPSICYDNSPLVIYESFSTGTPVIGSNIGGIPELIEENVNGFLFEPGNSESLKEKLLKVINDKELLKKLESNSAKTLPSNSLDVMVDKLISEYSKLLN is encoded by the coding sequence ATGAAAATATGTTATATTTCTAATTTATATCCTCCAAACGTTCTTGGTGGAGCAGAAATTATTGTAGAAAAAATGGCATTAGAATTAGTAAAACATGGCCATGAATCCATAATTATTACAACAAGTCCTGACAATGAAAAACATGTTATTAACAGAGACAATACTAAAATATATCAGATAAATACCACTAAGTTATATCCAGTATATAAACAAACCGAAGCCTCAGGATTAAAAAAACCATTTTGGCATCTCTTTGATTTATGGAATAACTCCACTCTTAAAGAAATAAAAAAAATAGTGACTGAAGAAAAAGTAGACTTAATCCATATAAACAATTTTAAAGGATTATCCTTATCATGTTTTAAAGCTGGTAAAGATTTAAATATCCCTGTAATCTTTGAATCACATGATTTCTCATTAATTTGTCCAAGAGCTAACCTTATACGAGGAAATAATACATTATGTCAACAAAGAAATACAATATGTAATCAATATGTTAAAATACAAAGAAAATTACTTAATAATAATGTAGATTTATTAATATCCCCATCAAATTTTATGATTAATAAATTTAAAGAAAATAAGTTCTTTAATAATACAAAAACTGTTAAAATACCATTAGGTATTGATTATGAAAGTGAAAAATCAGAAAAAAATTATAATACACTTAACATCACATATATAGGTTCATTAGGCAAACATAAAGGAGTTCATACACTAATTAAAGCATTTAAAACTATTAAAAATGATTCTATTAGATTACATATCATTGGTAAAGGCTATGAGGAAGAAGAATTTAAACAAATGGCTAAACCAGATGCCCGGATAATATTCCATGGTTTTGTAGATAATAAAAACATTCGTAAGTTTTATGATATGTCTAATATCATAGTAATTCCATCAATATGTTATGATAACTCACCTCTCGTGATTTATGAAAGTTTTAGTACAGGAACTCCTGTAATTGGAAGTAATATTGGAGGAATACCTGAACTTATTGAAGAAAATGTTAATGGTTTTTTATTTGAACCAGGAAATAGTGAAAGTTTAAAAGAGAAACTTTTGAAAGTAATAAATGACAAAGAATTATTAAAGAAACTAGAATCTAATTCAGCGAAAACTCTACCTTCAAATTCCCTAGATGTGATGGTAGATAAATTAATAAGTGAATATTCAAAGCTTTTGAATTAA
- a CDS encoding glycosyltransferase family 2 protein: MKVSFVIPALNEEGIVGKTIKSIPVKEIKEAGYEVEIIVVNNNSTDNTAQEASDAGATVFLEKNRGYGNAYIRGFKEATGDIIIMGDADGTYPLEQSMDFIKYIVEDNCDFVIGSRFDGTIEEGAMPALHKYIGNPMLTKMLNILFHSHYSDTHCGMRAFTREAIDKMDLKAPGMEFAIEMVIEASEKNLKIKEVPIHYKKRGGGEAKLSSFSDGWRHVKYMLTRRF, encoded by the coding sequence ATGAAGGTTTCATTTGTTATACCAGCATTAAATGAAGAAGGAATCGTGGGGAAAACCATAAAAAGTATACCTGTTAAGGAAATTAAAGAAGCAGGATATGAAGTTGAAATAATCGTAGTAAATAATAATTCTACAGATAATACAGCCCAAGAAGCAAGTGATGCTGGTGCCACCGTATTTTTAGAAAAAAATAGAGGATATGGAAATGCATATATTCGTGGATTCAAGGAAGCCACGGGAGATATAATTATAATGGGTGATGCTGATGGAACATACCCTCTTGAACAATCAATGGACTTCATAAAATATATAGTAGAAGATAATTGTGATTTTGTTATAGGCTCCCGTTTTGATGGTACTATTGAAGAAGGAGCAATGCCTGCACTTCATAAATACATAGGAAATCCTATGTTAACAAAAATGTTAAATATTCTATTCCATTCACATTATTCAGACACCCATTGTGGTATGCGAGCTTTTACTCGTGAAGCTATAGATAAAATGGATCTAAAAGCACCAGGTATGGAATTTGCAATAGAAATGGTTATTGAAGCTAGTGAAAAGAATTTAAAAATCAAAGAAGTACCTATTCACTATAAAAAACGTGGTGGTGGCGAAGCTAAATTAAGTTCTTTTAGTGATGGATGGAGACATGTGAAATATATGTTAACACGTAGATTTTAA